The Castanea sativa cultivar Marrone di Chiusa Pesio chromosome 11, ASM4071231v1 genome contains a region encoding:
- the LOC142617734 gene encoding putative disease resistance protein RGA1, producing the protein MAEGALFDVANGIIGKAANLALQEIVLIWSVKDDIAKLGETVSTIKAVLLDAEAKQHNSEVSEAIKLWLKRLKDAMCDADDLLDEISTEALRREVMTRDKKAKEVRIFFSKSNQLAYGLRMGHKVKAMRERFDAIAADRNKFGLEECSRERQVRYKTREQTYSHVHAEAVIGREDDKKAIIQSLLDANIEENVSVLPIVGFGGLGKTTVAKLVFNDEQIKKHFELKLWVCVSDNFDEKIIVEKIMECVKNEKPKDLEMNTLVNNLQKEINGKRYLLVLDDVWNENHEKWLRLRDILMGGARDSRILLTTRSEIVAKITQSMQPHKLKGLDETQSWSLFKKMAFVEGEEPKSASFENIGKEILKKCGGVPLAIRTIGGLLSLQKSEREWVSFKNNELLNISEKDDDILPTLKLSYDHLPSHLKQCFAFCSIFPKDYEIEKASLIYMWMAQGFINSYNENKCPEDVGDEYFMDLLWRSFFQEVEEDELGNISTFKIHDLMHDIAIQVTGSGSTTIYSKEKDIDKKTRHVSFGHTIYSSSEIPISLSKARRIRTFLLPCQPEYATIKSNDSISSEIIASFKFIRLLDMHNMGIKTISSSIKKLKHLRYLDLSKNEGIQMLPNSIVKLYNLQTLKLSECENLKELPKGIDKLVNLRFLEIDGCSGLTHMPNGMGQLTNLQTLSRFVMTKGRIDSMPRSSSELKELGRLNELRGNLSIENLKHEKDAALEYKDANLKEKHRLDRLDLNWVDEATDETGAGYDDMSLEALQPHINLKALSLNQYGGVIFPHWLVSLTNLVQFKLDSCKKCQYLPPLDQLPSLKFIYLDQLDCLEHISDSERDNSDSLFYPSLERLDISNCPNLKGWWRGRRDSLSSFPRLSFLRIWDCLNQLTSFPLFPYLETLWLHNCSLNLKQLMERLMTNNKTSGNLPSIASSSSSSSSPSTIVAPLSKLSFIRLYETKEALPEEYLRNLISLRTLQLDKCPLPQGMRYLTALQRLEVKYSEVVDLSNDWDEMEWQGLRNLLELLVWSLPKLVSLPMGLQYVSSLQFLSISSCRSLIAIPEWICKLISLQKLSISGSPNLESLPEGIGALTSLQTLLIWHCPKLESLPEGFSALTSMRTLEIEGCPILLKRCKKQIGEDWHKISHIPNLKGDLSRQEEEPDEEEPNEEAKEPARQNWELIKALGCCNCSTQQLTH; encoded by the exons ATGGCGGAAGGAGCTCTGTTTGACGTTGCTAATGGAATCATCGGGAAAGCGGCCAACCTAGCACTCCAAGAGATCGTGCTCATCTGGAGTGTCAAAGACGACATTGCAAAACTTGGGGAGACAGTTTCCACTATCAAAGCTGTGCTTCTGGATGCAGAGGCGAAGCAACACAACAGTGAAGTGAGTGAAGCGATCAAACTGTGGCTGAAAAGGCTCAAGGATGCCATGTGTGATGCGGATGACTTGCTGGATGAAATCTCCACTGAGGCCTTGCGACGGGAAGTGATGACCCGTGACAAGAAGGCAAAAGAGGTACGCATCTTCTTTTCCAAATCTAACCAGCTTGCATACGGTCTTAGAATGGGTCATAAGGTTAAGGCCATGAGGGAGAGGTTTGATGCGATTGCAGCTGATAGGAATAAGTTTGGCTTAGAAGAATGTTCTAGGGAGAGACAAGTTCGGTATAAGACAAGAGAGCAGACTTACTCTCATGTACATGCTGAAGCTGTTATAGGGAGGGAGGATGATAAGAAGGCTATTATTCAATCTCTGTTGGATGCCAATATTGAAGAGAATGTTTCGGTCCTTCCGATAGTGGGATTCGGAGGCCTAGGAAAGACAACAGTAGCTAAACTTGTCTTCAATGATGAACAAATCAAGAAACATTTTGAGCTAAAATTGTGGGTTTGTGTGTCTGATAATTTTGATGAGAAAATAATTGTTGAGAAAATTATGGAGTGTGTAAAAAATGAGAAACCAAAAGACCTTGAAATGAACACATTAGTCAATAAtcttcaaaaagaaattaatggaaaaagatACTTGCTCGTGTTGGATGATGTGTGGAACGAGAATCATGAAAAATGGCTTAGATTGAGAGATATTTTGATGGGTGGCGCAAGAGACAGTAGAATATTGTTGACTACACGTAGTGAAATAGTGGCAAAGATTACACAATCTATGCAACCCCACAAGTTAAAGGGTTTAGATGAAACACAGTCTTGGTCTCTATTTAAGAAGATGGCATTTGTAGAGGGTGAAGAGCCTAAGAGTgcaagttttgaaaatattgggAAGGAGATTTTGAAGAAGTGTGGAGGGGTTCCGCTTGCTATAAGAACAATAGGAGGCCTGTTGTCTTTACAAAAATCTGAAAGAGAGTGGGTATCATTCAAAAACAATGAACTTTTGAATATATCTGAGAAAGATGATGATATTTTACCAACATTAAAGTTGAGTTACGATCATCTCCCATCACATTTGAAGCAATGCTTTGCTTTTTGTAGTATATTTCCAAAGGATTATGAGATTGAAAAGGCGAGTTTGATTTATATGTGGATGGCGCAAGGATTCATCAATTcgtataatgaaaataaatgtcCAGAAGATGTTGGTGATGAGTATTTTATGGATTTGCTTTGGAGATCGTTCTTTCAAGAAGTTGAAGAAGATGAACTTGGCAATATTTCAACATTCAAAATACATGATCTCATGCATGATATAGCAATACAAGTAACGGGATCAGGGAGCACCACCATttattcaaaagagaaagaCATTGACAAGAAAACTCGTCATGTGTCATTTGGACATACAATATACTCATCATCGGAGATTCCAATCTCATTATCCAAAGCAAGAAGGATAAGAACATTTCTTTTGCCATGTCAACCAGAGTATGCTACCAtaaaatcaaatgattcaaTTTCTAGTGAAATTATTGCAAGTTTTAAGTTCATACGCTTGTTGGATATGCATAACATGGGGATTAAAACAATTTCAAGTTCTATCAAAAAGTTGAAGCATTTAAGATATCTTGATCTTTCTAAGAATGAAGGCATTCAGATGCTTCCTAATTCTATTGTCAAGTTGTACAATTTGCAAACACTGAAACTCTCTGAGTGTGAAAACCTTAAAGAATTGCCAAAAGGTATTGACAAATTAGTCAACCTCAGGTTTCTTGAGATTGATGGGTGTTCGGGTTTGACTCATATGCCAAATGGAATGGGCCAATTGACTAATCTACAAACATTGTCAAGATTTGTGATGACTAAGGGTAGGATTGATTCAATGCCTAGGAGTAGCAGTGAATTAAAGGAACTTGGCAGACTAAATGAACTAAGAGGAAATCTGTCAATTGAAAATCTCAAACACGAAAAAGATGCCGCATTAGAGTATAAGGATGCAAATTTGAAAGAGAAACATCGTCTTGATAGGTTGGACTTAAATTGGGTAGACGAAGCCACTGATGAGACAGGTGCTGGTTATGATGACATGTCATTGGAAGCCTTGCAACCACATATAAATCTTAAAGCATTGAGTTTAAATCAGTACGGGGGAGTGATATTTCCACATTGGCTTGTGTCGCTCACAAATCTTGTCCAATTTAAATTAGATTCATGTAAAAAATGCCAATATCTTCCACCGTTGGACCAATTGCCTTctctcaaatttatttatctggACCAATTGGATTGTTTAGAGCACATATCAGATTCAGAGAGAGATAACAGTGATTCTTTATTCTACCCATCTTTGGAGAGACTCGATATTTCAAATTGCCCTAATTTAAAGGGATGGTGGCGGGGAAGGAGGGATTCTCTTTCTTCATTTCCTCGTCTTTCCTTCTTAAGAATTTGGGATTGCCTTAATCAGCTGACTTCCTTTCCTTTGTTTCCATATCTCGAAACGTTGTGGCTACATAATTGTAGCTTGAACTTGAAGCAGTTAATGGAGAGGCTGATGACAAACAACAAGACTTCAGGGAATCTACCATCAAtcgcttcttcttcttcttcttcttcttctccttctacAATTGTTGCCCCTCTCTCCAAATTAAGTTTCATTAGGTTATACGAAACAAAAGAAGCTTTGCCAGAGGAGTACCTACGAAATCTCATTTCTCTCCGTACTCTACAGCTAGACAAATGCCCTCTTCCTCAAGGCATGCGATATCTTACTGCACTTCAACGTCTGGAAGTTAAGTACTCTGAGGTGGTTGATTTATCCAATGATTGGGATGAGATGGAATGGCAAGGACTTAGGAACCTTCTCGAATTGTTAGTCTGGTCACTTCCGAAGTTGGTCTCTCTCCCAATGGGACTTCAATATGTCAGCTCTCTACAATTTCTCAGCATTTCGAGCTGTCGTAGTTTGATAGCTATACCCGAGTGGATCTGCAAACTTATATCTCTTCAAAAGCTTTCAATTTCGGGTAGCCCTAATTTGGAATCATTGCCAGAAGGAATCGGTGCCCTTACCTCTTTGCAAACACTACTAATTTGGCATTGCCCTAAATTGGAATCATTGCCAGAAGGATTCAGTGCCCTTACCTCTATGCGAACACTAGAGATAGAAGGATGTCCCATCTTACTGAAAAGATGCAAGAAGCAAATCGGGGAAGATTGGCATAAAATTTCTCACATTCCCAATTTGAAAGGAGATTTGTCTCGGCAAGAAGAAGAGCCAG atgaaGAAGAACCAAATGAAGAAGCAAAGGAACCTGCTCGTCAGAATTGGGAGTTAATTAAAGCTTTGGGGTGCTGCAATTGTTCAACTCAGCAACTTACTCACTG A